In the genome of Paenibacillus pabuli, the window GGCCTGTCCAACCTTAGGGAACGATTGCGGTTATTGTTCAAAGGCCAAAGTAAACTTGTAGTGATCGATACCCAACCTGGGACACTAGTGAAGTTCAGCATTCCTTTTTTATTGTCGACGCCTTATGTACAGAAGCGACCAGACTAGCGGACTGAGAGGGGAATCCGGCATGTGGAAAGTATTACTTGTAGAGGATGAGGTATTTGTACGAGAGTCGGTGCGAGAGATCATTTCCTGGGAAGAGCTGGGCTTCACGGTCATCGGAGAATCCGGTAATGGGACCGAAGCACTGGCGATGATCATACGGGATACACCGGATCTGGTGCTGACTGATATTGTCATGCCGGGTATGGATGGTCTTGAATTACTCAAGCAGACGCGCCAGGTCGGGTTGAAAACCAAGTTTGTTATGCTCACCTGTATGGGGGAGTTCGAATATGTACGCCGTGCGATGGAATATGGGGCATCGAATTATATTCTGAAGCTGTCCATGAGTGTGAATTCATTGCGTGATACACTACGTAAAGTAAGTGCGGAACTGGGAGCTTCGGCTGAAGCCCAGACAGAGACATATGATCATGAAGTGTCGCCTCCCGCACCAATTCTCACATCAACGCCTGCTTCGCTTACATCTTTTACGGTCTCTTCTGCGGCCCTGTCTGATACGAATCTTCCGTTCACACCTGTTCGTGAGCCGGTTGTAAAGCATCCGGAGATTAGCAAAATTATTGAGTACATCGGACAGCATTACGATCAGGACATTACCGTCAAATCCATGTCACGATATGTGATGATGGGCGAGAATTATGTGAGTGCTTTGTTCAAAAAGAAAACCGGTCATACCCTGATTCACTACTTGCATGGGGTACGGATGGAGAAAGCCGCTGAATACTTGCGTGAAACGGATCTTTCCGTACAGGAGATAGGTTACCGGGTGGGATTCGGAAGCGATAATTATTTCATTAAAATATTCAAGCGTTGGACCGGTTGCACGCCCAGCCAGTACCGCCACCGCTCGTGAGTCACAGGATGAGTAGAAGGAATATGTGTACCGAGTGCTTAGACAAGGAAGGGTAAATCCGTATTTTTGTTCCATTCGAATCATGGATATGTATCTTATGAACCCAGCAAGGTCCCTGCTACGATGTTATAGAAGGTATCACTTCAATTCAGGGAGGTCATGTGACCAGATGAGAATCAAAAAAGGATTAACAGGGTTCATCGTTGGTGCGCTGATGCTGGGCTTGCTTGCCGGATGTGTTGGTAAAAATGAGACGAACGGTGGAGATAACGGAGGTGGAGCGGCAGCGGGAAAAGTGAAGCTCACCATGTGGGGCGCAGTGCCGCCGGAGAATGGTCCGCAGGAAGTTGTGGATACCTGGAATGCAGAGCATCCTGACATTCAGGTGGAATATGTGCGGTTTGTGAATGACGACGATGGTAATCTGAAGCTGGATACGGCACTGTCCACCGGTCAGAACGTTGACTTATATGTCAATTACACCCTAACGAATCTCGATAAACGCATTAAGGGCGGGACGGCATTGGATCTCGGTGAGTTCACGGACTACAACATTGACGAGAAAATGGGAGAAGACGCGGCTTCGTGGAAAGTAGACGGTAAATATTACGGTATGCCGACCAAGAAAAATGCTGCCTTCTTCGCCTTAAATATGAAAGCGCTTGATCAGGCCGGACTGAGTGTACCCACAGCCTGGACTTGGGATGAAGCCCGTGAATATGCGCTCAAGCTGAAGTCCGCTGGGTTCAAGTACGGATTGGTGCAGCATACCGCTTCCTATGTGGACCCGCTCGACTCCGTTCTGGTGAAGAACGGCTATGTTAAGGCGGACGGAACTTCCAACCTCGACGATCCGCTTGTTACCAAATGGCTGGAGACATTGAACGGAATGATGAAGGAGGATGCAACCACGCCTCCACTTGGCGAGCAGCTGACTTCCAAAATGCCAGTGGAGAACATGTTCCTTGGCGGCGAGTCTGCCATGATCAACATTGGCGAATGGCTGATCCGCTCATCGAACAACATGACCGAGTTCCCTCGGGATTGGAAAATCGCCTTTGCCCCTGTTCCGAGACTGGCTGCACAGGAAGCGGATATGGTGAAGAGTGGGGGACTTGGTGACTTTATCGCGATCAATTCCAAGTCGAAAAATAAAGAAGCCGCGTGGGAGTTCCTGAAATGGTACGCCGATGGAGGAATGATGCCGATGGCTGCGGGTGGACGTCTGCCTTCCTCAAATGCAGTCGATCAACAGACGGCCATTGATCATCTGCTTGGCGATTATGCCGATTCGTATGACAAAGAGTCACTGGAATTTGTGCTGTATGGTGACAAGACACCTACGTTTGTCCGCAGCATTGCACAGGAAGTGATTGATCTGCGTGCACAGGAATATGAGAAGTTCTTCCTTGACAACCAGACTGCCGAAGTTACGGTCCAGAACATGGTCAAACGACATAATGATTGGTTGAAGCAGAACCAATAGAATGCAAAAGCAATGAGTCCAAAAGCCGTCCCCATTGGGGCGGTTTTTTCTATATAAGCAATAGACGAATAGAGCAATAGAGCAATAGAAGTGTGACATAAGCTAGGCTTTCCAGGTTAAAGGAAATAGAACAATTCCATGTTATTTTCATCTCGAAAGGCACTGCTGAAATACATAGTTCTGTGATACCAGGTACAGGGTTATGTTCCTTAAATGTTAGAGGACATCTTGTTATGCTTGAATCCAGAACAGATGTTAAGGAGTGGGGGAGCATATGCATAAATCCTGGATGAAACGGCAGAGCAGGCTCGGGTATCTGTTTATTGGGCCCAATATGATTGGCGTGCTGTTGTTTTTTATTATACCGGCTGTCTATTCGTTCTATCTCATGTTCACCGATTACAAATTCATGAGCCCGGAGACGCATTTCGTCGGGTTGGATAACATTCGCCGAATGATGAATGATGATCTGTTTGGAGTGGCGCTGCGAAATACATTTGTATTTCTGTTAGCGGTTCCGGTATCGATGGGTTTGGCATTTATTGTGGCTGTGGCGCTAAACAAGTCGGTGTACTGGCAAAAAACATTGCGTGCCCTCTATTTTATGCCCTATATCACCAGCGGCGTTGCCATCGCCTTTGTCTGGATGCTGCTGTTCCAGCCGACGTCGGGGCCGATTAACGGTTTCTTGCGCGGAATCGGTATTGCGAATCCCCCGGGTTGGTTATCGACTACTGAATGGTCCATGTACGCGATTGATATCATCTGGATCTGGTTCATGCTGGGTTACAACATGATTATATATCTGGCAGCTTTGCAGGAAATCCCGGAGGAATTGGTTGAGGCTGCACGGATTGATGGAGCTCGCCCCTGGCAGACGATACGCCACGTGATTTGGCCGCTTGTGAGCCCAACTACGTTTTTGCT includes:
- a CDS encoding response regulator transcription factor, whose amino-acid sequence is MWKVLLVEDEVFVRESVREIISWEELGFTVIGESGNGTEALAMIIRDTPDLVLTDIVMPGMDGLELLKQTRQVGLKTKFVMLTCMGEFEYVRRAMEYGASNYILKLSMSVNSLRDTLRKVSAELGASAEAQTETYDHEVSPPAPILTSTPASLTSFTVSSAALSDTNLPFTPVREPVVKHPEISKIIEYIGQHYDQDITVKSMSRYVMMGENYVSALFKKKTGHTLIHYLHGVRMEKAAEYLRETDLSVQEIGYRVGFGSDNYFIKIFKRWTGCTPSQYRHRS
- a CDS encoding carbohydrate ABC transporter permease, giving the protein MHKSWMKRQSRLGYLFIGPNMIGVLLFFIIPAVYSFYLMFTDYKFMSPETHFVGLDNIRRMMNDDLFGVALRNTFVFLLAVPVSMGLAFIVAVALNKSVYWQKTLRALYFMPYITSGVAIAFVWMLLFQPTSGPINGFLRGIGIANPPGWLSTTEWSMYAIDIIWIWFMLGYNMIIYLAALQEIPEELVEAARIDGARPWQTIRHVIWPLVSPTTFLLLITGLIMTIKNFGIIQAITQGGPGNSTTVLSLFIYQNAFRYYEMGYAAAISWALFAIIMIFTVLQWIGQKRWVHY
- a CDS encoding ABC transporter substrate-binding protein, giving the protein MRIKKGLTGFIVGALMLGLLAGCVGKNETNGGDNGGGAAAGKVKLTMWGAVPPENGPQEVVDTWNAEHPDIQVEYVRFVNDDDGNLKLDTALSTGQNVDLYVNYTLTNLDKRIKGGTALDLGEFTDYNIDEKMGEDAASWKVDGKYYGMPTKKNAAFFALNMKALDQAGLSVPTAWTWDEAREYALKLKSAGFKYGLVQHTASYVDPLDSVLVKNGYVKADGTSNLDDPLVTKWLETLNGMMKEDATTPPLGEQLTSKMPVENMFLGGESAMINIGEWLIRSSNNMTEFPRDWKIAFAPVPRLAAQEADMVKSGGLGDFIAINSKSKNKEAAWEFLKWYADGGMMPMAAGGRLPSSNAVDQQTAIDHLLGDYADSYDKESLEFVLYGDKTPTFVRSIAQEVIDLRAQEYEKFFLDNQTAEVTVQNMVKRHNDWLKQNQ